One genomic segment of Methanothermobacter wolfeii includes these proteins:
- a CDS encoding 50S ribosomal protein L19e has translation MNLTTQKRLAADILKVGVNRIWIDPERIDEVSGAITRDGVKQLIKDGAIRAKLKKGISSYRSKKIAQQKKKGRRKGPGSIKGAKGARRPKKEEWMTTIRALRKDLKEMRDNREINRSTYRKLYKMAKGGAFKSKSYMKTYARDHDMLR, from the coding sequence ATGAATCTTACTACTCAGAAAAGATTAGCTGCAGACATACTCAAAGTAGGGGTTAACAGGATATGGATAGACCCTGAAAGGATCGATGAGGTTTCAGGGGCCATAACAAGGGATGGTGTCAAGCAGCTAATAAAAGACGGAGCTATAAGGGCTAAACTAAAAAAGGGTATAAGCAGTTACAGATCCAAGAAGATAGCCCAGCAGAAAAAGAAAGGTAGAAGAAAAGGACCGGGCAGCATAAAGGGTGCCAAGGGCGCAAGAAGGCCTAAAAAAGAGGAATGGATGACAACCATAAGGGCCCTGAGGAAGGACCTCAAGGAGATGAGGGACAACCGTGAAATAAACAGGAGCACCTACCGTAAACTCTACAAGATGGCGAAGGGTGGAGCATTTAAGAGCAAATCTTACATGAAAACCTACGCCCGGGACCATGACATGCTGAGGTAG